A window of Nicotiana tabacum cultivar K326 chromosome 24, ASM71507v2, whole genome shotgun sequence contains these coding sequences:
- the LOC107818120 gene encoding high affinity nitrate transporter 2.5-like: MELESNADRMFALPVDSEHKANEFRVYSASAPHMRSFHLSWVSFFACFVSTFAAPPLLPIIRDNLDLTATDIGNAGIAAVSGAVFARIAMGTACDLFGPRLASSALILLTAPAVSLTAISNSAISFLLVRFFTGFSLATFVSTQFWMSSMFSAKVVGTANGIAGGWGNLGGGATQLIMPLIFSLIHKIGATEFTAWRIAFFIPALFQALSAYAVFFLGQDMPDGNYAQLHKSGEKHKDNISDVLYHAITNYRGWILALTYGYCFGVELTVDNIIAQYFFDRFHVNLHTAGIIAASFGLANLFSRPGGGILSDIVAKRFGMRGRLWALWIVQTIGGLLCVLLGKVESLSGSIVVMLVFSVFCQAACGLTFGVVPFVSRRSLGIISGMTGGGGNVGAVITQVIFFRGTRYSTETGITYMGIMIICCTLPILFIYFPQWGGMCYGPSSKGLTEEDYYMKEWSLTEKENGFHQASMKFAGNSTSERGN; encoded by the exons ATGGAGTTGGAATCTAATGCTGACAGAATGTTTGCTCTACCAGTTGACTCAGAACATAAGGCCAATGAATTCAGAGTGTACTCTGCTTCAGCTCCTCACATGCGATCATTTCACCTTTCTTGGGTTTCTTTCTTTGCTTGTTTTGTTTCCACATTTGCTGCTCCACCACTTCTCCCCATAATCCGTGACAATCTTGATCTTACAGCCACTGACATTGGAAATGCTGGGATTGCAGCTGTTTCTGGTGCTGTCTTTGCAAGAATTGCTATGGGAACAGCTTGTGACTTATTTGGTCCAAGACTTGCTTCATCTGCACTTATTCTCTTAACTGCACCAGCAGTTTCCTTAACTGCAATTTCCAATTCGGCGATTTCCTTCCTTCTTGTTCGTTTCTTCACGGGCTTTTCACTTGCCACTTTTGTCTCGACCCAATTCTGGATGAGCTCTATGTTCTCTGCTAAGGTCGTTGGCACGGCCAATGGCATAGCCGGAGGCTGGGGAAATCTTGGTGGCGGAGCTACACAGCTAATTATGCCTTTAATCTTTTCACTAATACATAAAATCGGTGCAACTGAGTTTACTGCTTGGAGAATTGCATTTTTTATACCTGCCTTGTTTCAGGCTTTATCAGCATATGCTGTTTTCTTTTTAGGCCAAGATATGCCTGATGGGAATTATGCACAGCTCCATAAATcaggagaaaagcataaagatAATATATCAGATGTTCTCTATCATGCAATTACAAATTATAGAGGGTGGATCTTGGCATTGACTTATGGCTATTGTTTTGGGGTTGAACTCACTGTGGACAACATAATTGCACAGTATTTTTTTGACAGGTTCCATGTGAATCTTCACACAGCTGGAATTATTGCAGCCAGTTTCGGGTTAGCAAATTTATTTTCCAGGCCTGGAGGAGGGATATTGTCTGATATCGTGGCGAAAAGGTTCGGAATGAGGGGAAGGCTTTGGGCACTATGGATTGTGCAAACTATAGGAGGCTTGTTATGTGTTCTTTTAGGGAAAGTAGAATCTTTAAGTGGTTCTATTGTTGTGATGCTTGTGTTTTCAGTGTTTTGTCAAGCTGCCTGCGGCCTTACTTTCGGGGTAGTTCCATTTGTTTCAAGAAG ATCACTGGGCATAATTTCGGGGATGACAGGAGGAGGAGGAAATGTTGGAGCAGTAATAACTCAAGTAATTTTCTTTAGAGGAACAAGATATTCAACAGAAACAGGGATTACATACATGGGTATCATGATTATATGTTGCACCCTCCCCATTTTGTTTATATACTTCCCACAATGGGGTGGAATGTGTTATGGTCCCTCATCTAAAGGCTTGACAGAGGAAGATTACTACATGAAAGAGTGGAGTTTAACTGAGAAAGAGAATGGTTTTCACCAGGCAAGCATGAAATTTGCTGGTAATAGTACAAGTGAAAGAGGTAATTAA